In Phormidium yuhuli AB48, one genomic interval encodes:
- the petG gene encoding cytochrome b6-f complex subunit V — protein MVEPLLAGIVLGLVPITLAGLFVAAYLQYRRGNALTED, from the coding sequence TGGTAGAACCCTTACTCGCCGGTATCGTTCTGGGCCTGGTCCCCATCACCTTGGCTGGCCTGTTTGTTGCTGCTTATCTTCAATACCGTCGCGGTAATGCTCTCACGGAGGACTAA